From the genome of Rhodospirillaceae bacterium, one region includes:
- a CDS encoding leucyl/phenylalanyl-tRNA--protein transferase codes for MDLRPELLLRTYAAGIFPMAEDRDSKNIFWVDPEQRGILPLDHFHIPKRLQRTLKNCPFRVTFNMAFETVIRACAEPTPERSDSWINNTIIGVYCALHRQHHAHSVECWQGNRLVGGLYGVALGGVFFGESMFSKEPDASKIALVRLVERLREGGFTLLDIQFVTDHLSQFGAVEISRDEFHTRLAEALKKDGCFHSETANKTS; via the coding sequence ATGGACCTTCGCCCGGAATTGCTGCTTCGTACATACGCCGCCGGGATTTTCCCAATGGCGGAAGACCGGGATTCCAAAAATATCTTCTGGGTCGACCCGGAGCAACGCGGCATCCTGCCGCTTGACCATTTCCACATTCCAAAGCGATTGCAACGGACCCTGAAAAACTGTCCCTTTCGCGTCACCTTCAACATGGCTTTCGAAACGGTTATACGAGCCTGCGCGGAACCCACGCCGGAACGATCGGACAGCTGGATCAACAATACGATCATCGGGGTTTATTGTGCCCTGCATCGCCAACACCACGCCCATAGCGTCGAGTGTTGGCAAGGAAACCGGCTTGTCGGCGGGCTTTACGGGGTGGCTCTTGGCGGCGTCTTTTTCGGGGAAAGCATGTTCAGCAAGGAACCCGACGCAAGCAAAATCGCGCTTGTCCGACTTGTCGAACGTCTTCGCGAAGGCGGCTTTACGCTGCTGGATATTCAATTCGTTACGGATCACCTAAGCCAGTTCGGGGCCGTGGAGATCTCCCGCGACGAATTTCACACACGCCTCGCCGAGGCCCTGAAGAAAGATGGTTGTTTTCATTCCGAAACGGCAAACAAGACCAGCTAG